From a region of the Rhodoflexus caldus genome:
- the argC gene encoding N-acetyl-gamma-glutamyl-phosphate reductase, whose protein sequence is MIKVGIIGAAGYTGGEAIRILLRHPKAEIVFAQSNSQGGKPVSDVHTDLLGETDLYFSENWHTDIDVLMLCTGHGEAAKFMQANYIPDEVKVIDLSHDHRLNQWTYGLPELNKEQISQTNRLANPGCFATAIQLALLPLAAAQLITAEVHVSATTGSTGAGQKPTETSHFSWRSNNLSVYKAFEHQHLGEIYQSLRQLQPSLSKDVNFIPYRGNFTRGILAAVYTECALGLEEAQQLFTNYYKQAPFVVFSDKNPDLKQVVNTNKCLLHLEKHGNKLFIISMIDNLTKGASGQAVQNMNLMCGLEETTGLLMKPVAF, encoded by the coding sequence ATGATAAAAGTGGGCATCATAGGCGCGGCAGGCTACACAGGCGGTGAGGCCATACGCATTTTATTGCGCCATCCGAAAGCTGAAATAGTTTTTGCACAAAGCAACAGCCAAGGCGGTAAGCCTGTGAGCGATGTGCATACCGATTTGCTGGGAGAAACCGATTTGTATTTTTCCGAAAATTGGCATACAGATATAGATGTGCTGATGCTGTGCACCGGCCATGGCGAAGCTGCCAAATTTATGCAGGCCAACTACATTCCGGATGAGGTAAAAGTAATAGACCTCAGCCACGACCATCGGCTGAATCAGTGGACATACGGACTGCCCGAACTCAACAAAGAACAGATTTCACAAACCAATCGGCTGGCCAATCCCGGGTGTTTTGCCACAGCCATTCAGCTCGCGCTGCTGCCGCTGGCTGCCGCCCAACTGATTACTGCCGAAGTGCACGTCAGTGCGACTACCGGTTCAACCGGTGCAGGGCAAAAACCTACCGAAACCTCCCATTTCAGTTGGCGCAGCAATAACCTGTCGGTTTACAAAGCCTTTGAACACCAGCATCTGGGTGAAATTTACCAAAGCCTGCGGCAACTGCAACCTTCTTTGTCAAAAGATGTTAATTTTATTCCTTATCGCGGCAATTTTACGCGCGGCATTTTGGCAGCCGTTTACACGGAGTGCGCCTTGGGATTAGAAGAAGCGCAACAACTTTTTACAAATTATTACAAGCAAGCGCCGTTTGTAGTTTTTTCCGATAAAAACCCCGATTTGAAGCAGGTTGTCAATACGAACAAATGCCTGCTGCATTTGGAAAAACACGGAAATAAGCTATTCATAATCAGCATGATAGACAACCTCACCAAAGGAGCTTCCGGCCAAGCGGTACAAAATATGAACCTGATGTGCGGCTTAGAAGAAACAACGGGGCTTTTAATGAAACCGGTTGCATTTTAA